The Drosophila teissieri strain GT53w chromosome X, Prin_Dtei_1.1, whole genome shotgun sequence genome has a segment encoding these proteins:
- the LOC122624065 gene encoding osteocalcin 2, translating into MKLHWLLFAVVLVCALYTTSGSTSSSTDSTTTDSSTDSSTTTTTAASSSSSSDTTEASSSSSDSATSSSSSSSSSSSSSKKKKAAARRRAARQRAARRKAAARRKAAARRRAAARRRRNNRKSG; encoded by the coding sequence ATGAAGCTCCACTGGCTGCTATTTGCAGTCGTACTGGTCTGTGCCCTGTACACCACTTCGGGCTCCACTTCCAGCAGCACCGATTCCACCACAACTGATTCCAGCACCGAttccagcaccaccaccaccaccgccgcctcctcgtcctcctcctcggacaCCACCgaggccagcagcagcagcagcgattcGGCCACCAGTTCCAGCtcatcctccagctccagcagctcgtcctctaagaagaagaaggctGCCGCCAGGAGAAGGGCCGCCAGGCAAAGGGCCGCCAGGAGAAAGGCTGCCGCCAGGAGAAAGGCTGCCGCGAGGAGAAGGGCTGCCGCGAGGAGGCGTCGCAATAACCGTAAAAGTGGTTAG